In Takifugu flavidus isolate HTHZ2018 chromosome 13, ASM371156v2, whole genome shotgun sequence, the following are encoded in one genomic region:
- the lamb4 gene encoding laminin subunit beta-4, with the protein MFLVLFFGESLVSFGSVAQLSSRTSRIPRTSRIPRTSRISKTTRNSRTSRISKSSRIPSTPRNSRPPDPQDLQDLQDLQDLQDLQDLQDLQHFQDPQDLQDPQDLQDHCPDGSCNPPLGDLMVGRASQLSASSTCGLDGPENYCIIGYLEEEQKCFTCDSRLPYNRYGNPNSHLIENVITTFEPERKLKWWQSENGVHQVSVRLDLETVFQFSHLVLKFKSFRPAAMLVERSRDFGQTWKVFRYFAEDCLLHFPSVPNELANSIDDVVCDSRYSSSEPSTDGEVVLKALDPVFEIEDPYAYNIRDLIKVTNIRINFTRLFTLGDTLLRKRRNPQDKYYYALYDMVVRGSCFCNGHASQCTPVDQGRGDAFSETGMVHGRCVCLHNTAGENCERCRDFHHDAPWRPGGQNAAAICRRCNCHGHSETCHFDIARFEATGGVSGGVCDNCRHGRTGPQCELCQPFFYQDPRRAKDDPQACIPCDCDPAGSKGGGLCDPRTGQCVCKDTVEGQRCDRCKYGFFNLRPDDPSGCQECSCHVSGTIGSCDQLTGSCKCDPLAIGPLCDRCQPGFWGLGNSLFRCSPCDCDIGGAQSTQCSPEEGQCRCLPNMVGRRCSDPAQGYFLPSLDYFLYEAELAAPLHGGASSTTANPPSSPLLNLGISPTCEQFYRQQGYDFKLSNGRIVLVRRTRRSARHRRQEQRSIPLDPGHALQIIPRRRTAGQPITWTGQGLVRVQDGAGLRFIVDNLPTSMDYQLVIRYEPEAPSDWVASVSITPVSLGEGRCTSDPTGSKALLLPGDSRAAVLDAPVCMNAGGRYFVDIVFDKQPDGTPSSHLLVDSMGLIPRIESVRDFCSDSDIDSFRRFRCAGLAELHPQEALPELCEGLVRSMSARINGGAVACRCNAVGSLGPSCSKLGGVCDCKPNVIGRCCDTCAPMTFGLGPDGCAVCDCDPRGATSDLCDQVRGQCSCRLEVAGRRCDHCRAGYWGFPLCRPCQCNGMSEECDPQTGECLSCREHTVGPNCDRCEEGYYGDPTSGQPCESCLCPDIQGSGRFFATSCRHEPRSLGLTCACREGHQGPNCDRCGPGYYGNLALAGASCELCLCNNNIDPGDHNACDGVTGECLRCLHNTMGPRCQDCKPGYYGNAVAQDCKECSCDRRGTEVTHCPLGSPCFCDSLTGQCPCRRGVVGVLCDECEDGYWNMDGASGCQPCSCDAASALSYVCDKVTGQCPCRSEFGGRQCDECGENHFGNPDLQCIPCDCNLDGTQRPSCDPETGECMCRAGVTGIFCDECAPGYDPEFPACRECHPCNAMWAQDVTDVQRASQVLKKLIPNIHNVTRPADNRLLQRVLDLQSKLDSLRNLTALSPLVLEEVEELYEALRDSNDTSHPNLTLPDPTPLNHEIQKLRQESEELLNKIKHRGNHSDVGDVDASELLDEISKLNNASMLDEERVRNTNQTLEDSMNTRKEAELNLSMCCSKGDLEKELEKKVKGLSVVDLNRQICGGSGLNCSECGGALCFLSQGQRKCGGPNCDGILPLSQNVSDTAQRAKEDLQTLPSRLEESKNKLNRAKQAAQDTKQQAEHMQDRLNVTMDTFEIEKNKTKELIQRAKDFLMDEMVHPDDIEKVARAVLRIRLPRSPDQIRSMIDEINNLLSNVSRFQDDIKKLEEHTSITQELLKKAEEVKNRAKAIDVTEISRDIYQAERAQDKANDDLEAASQNTDMTRNQVADTINTLHNTEAKLMSRRPEDLHQRIKDLQRKTEGNRNVAADARDAADSALEEATDVEDEMKNLTKMFEELQQKNASQTVQGEAGERLKKIVDEVEKMKRGMEDKLRQIQELEDKIRGLIRSREEKAADVAELVEVVEALRRNITKRAEEYLGCTS; encoded by the exons ATGTTTCTGGTTCTTTTCTTCGGTGAGTCGCTCGTCTCGTTCGGGTCGGTCGCCCAG CTCAgttccaggacctccaggatccccaggacctccaggatcCCCAGGACATCCAGGATCTCCAAGACCACCAGGaactccaggacctccaggatcTCCAAGAGCTCCAGGATCCCCAGTACCCCCAGGAACTCCAGACCTCCAGATCCCCAGGACCTCcaagacctccaggacctccaggatctccaggacctccaggatcTCCAAGACCTCCAACACTTCCAGGatccccaggacctccaggatcCCCAGGATCTCCAGGACCATTGTCCCGATGGCTCCTGCAACCCGCCACTCGGTGACCTGATGGTGGGTCGAGCATCTCAGCTGtcggcctcctccacctgcGGTCTGGACGGCCCAGAGAACTACTGCATCATCGGAtacctggag gaggagcagaaatgcTTCACCTGTGATTCGCGGCTGCCGTACAATCGCTATGGCAACCCCAACAGCCACCTGATTGAGAACGTCATCACCACCTTTGAGCCTGAGAGGAAGCTGAAGTGGTGGCAGTCAGAGAACG GGGTTCACCAGGTCAGCGTCAGACTGGACCTGGAGACGGTGTTCCAGTTCAGCCACCTGGTTCTGAAATTCAAG AGTTTCCGTCCGGCCGCCATGTTGGTGGAGCGCTCAAGGGACTTTGGCCAAACCTGGAAGGTGTTTCGCTACTTTGCAGAAGATTGTTTGCTCCATTTTCCTTCGGTGCCCAATGAGCTGGCGAACAGCATCGACGACGTCGTCTGTGACAGCAGATACTCCAGCTCAGAGCCGTCCACCGATGGAGAG GTGGTGCTGAAGGCCTTGGATCCTGTCTTTGAGATAGAGGACCCGTATGCGTACAACATCCGAG ATCTGATCAAGGTGACCAACATCCGCATCAACTTCACGCGTCTCTTCACTCTGGGCGACACCTTGCTGAGGAAGCGCAGAAACCCGCAGGACAAATATTACTACGCCCTGTATGACATGGTGGTCCGAGGCAGCTGCTTCTGTAACGGTCACGCCAGCCAGTGCACGCCTGTGGACCAGGGCCGGGGGGACGCCTTCAGTGAGACCGGAATG GTTCATGGccgatgtgtgtgtctgcacaacACCGCTGGAGAGAACTGTGAGAGGTGTAGAGACTTCCACCACGACGCCCCCTGGAGGCCTGGAGGCCAAAATGCAGCTGCCATCTGCAGAA GATGCAACTGCCACGGCCACTCAGAAACGTGTCACTTTGACATCGCTCGATTTGAGGCCACGGGCGGCGTGAGTGGCGGCGTGTGTGACAACTGCCGCCACGGCAGGACGGGGCCTCAGTGTGAGCTCTGCCAGCCCTTCTTCTATCAGGACCCACGGAGGGCCAAGGACGACCCACAGGCCTGCATAC CATGTGACTGTGACCCGGCTGGTTCGAAAGGCGGCGGTCTGTGCGATCCTCGGACCGGTCAGTGTGTCTGTAAAGACACCGTGGAGGGTCAACGATGCGACCGCTGCAAATACGGCTTCTTTAACCTGAGACCCGACGACCCCAGCGGCTGTCAGG AGTGTAGCTGTCACGTCTCAGGAACCatcgggtcatgtgaccagttaACAGGAAGTTGTAAATGTGACCCTTTGGCCATCGGACCGCTGTGTGATCGATGCCAG CCAGGTTTTTGGGGTTTGGGTAACTCTTTATTCAGGTGTTCCCCCTGCGACTGTGATATCGGAGGAGCTCAGAGCACCCA ATGCTCTCCAGAGGAGGGCCAGTGTCGCTGTCTGCCCAATATGGTGGGCCGGCGCTGCTCTGACCCTGCACAGGGCTACTTCCTGCCTTCACTGGACTACTTCCTGTATGAGGCAGAGCTAGCTGCTCCACTGCATGGAGGCGCTTCCTCTACAACTGCCaaccctccatcttctcctctg TTAAATCTGGGTATATCTCCAACGTGTGAGCAGTTCTATAGACAGCAAGGTTACGACTTTAAGCTCTCCAATGGAAGAATTGTTCTGGTCCGGAGGACCCGGCGCAGCGCCCGCCACCggagacaggagcag CGCAGCATCCCTCTGGACCCGGGCCACGCGCTCCAGATCATTCCCCGTCGGAGGACGGCCGGGCAGCCCATCACCTGGACTGGACAAGGACTGGTCAGGGTGCAGGACGGGGCGGGTCTCAGATTCATCGTGGACAACCTCCCAACATCCATGGATTACCAGCTCGTCATCCGCTATGAGCCCGAG GCGCCGTCTGATTGGGTAGCTTCAGTCAGCATCACCCCAGTGTCCCTGGGCGAAGGCAGGTGCACCAGTGACCCGACAGGAAGTAAAGCTCTGCTCCTTCCTGGAGACTCCAG AGCGGCCGTTCTCGATGCTCCGGTGTGCATGAACGCAGGCGGCCGGTATTTCGTGGACATCGTCTTTGACAAGCAACCCGACGGCACGCCCAGCTCGCACCTCCTGGTGGACTCG ATGGGGCTGATTCCACGGATCGAGTCCGTGCGGGATTTCTGCTCCGACAGCGACATCGACTCCTTCCGCCGCTTCCGCTGCGCCGGACTGGCTGAGCTGCACCCTCAGGAGGCCCTGCCGGAGCTGTGTGAGGGGCTCGTCAGGAGCATGTCGGCACGGATCAACGGCGGGGCGGTTG CCTGCAGGTGTAACGCTGTCGGCTCCCTCGGACCCAGCTGCAGTAAACTGGGAGGAGTCTGCGACTGTAAACCTAACGTGATTGGTCGTTGCTGCGACACCTGTGCACCCATGACGTTCGGTTTGGGACCCGATGGCTGCGCAG TGTGTGACTGCGACCCCCGTGGAGCAACGTCTGACTTGTGCgatcaggtcagaggtcagtgctCGTGTCGTTTGGAGGTTGCTGGCCGGCGCTGCGACCACTGCCGCGCCGGCTACTGGGGCTTCCCCCTCTGTCGACCCTGCCAATGTAACGGAATGTCGGAGGAGTGTGACCCCCAGACGGGAGAgtgtctgagctgcagggagCACACGGTGGGACCCAACTGTGACAG GTGTGAGGAGGGTTACTATGGCGACCCCACATCGGGGCAGCCCTGCGAGTCCTGCCTTTGTCCGGACATTCAAGGGAGCGGCCGTTTTTTCGCCACCTCTTGCCGCCATGAGCCGCGCTCCCTCGGGCTGACCTGTGCTTGCAGGGAGGGACACCAAG GTCCAAACTGTGACAGGTGCGGCCCGGGTTACTATGGCAACCTGGCGTTGGCGGGCGCTAGCTGTGAGCTGTGTCTGTGCAACAACAACATTGACCCCGGTGACCACAACGCCTGCGACGGCGTGACGGGAGAATGTCTACGCTGCCTCCACAACACGATGGGACCACGCTGCCAAGACTGCAAACCTGGTTACTACGGCAACGCTGTGGCCCAGGACTGCAAAG AGTGCTCGTGTGATCGGAGGGGGACGGAGGTGACTCACTGTCCCCTGGGGAGTCCCTGCTTCTGCGACTCGCTGACGGGACAGTGTCcctgcaggaggggggtggtgggcGTCCTCTGCGACGAGTGCGAGGACGGATACTGGAACATGGACGGCGCGTCGGGGTGCCAGCCCTGCAGCTGTGACGCCGCTAGCGCGCTGTCCTACGTCTGTGACAAG GTGACGGGACAGTGCCCGTGCCGCTCTGAGTTTGGAGGCCGACAGTGTGACGAGTGTGGCGAGAACCACTTTGGGAACCCAGACCTGCAGTGCATCC CTTGTGACTGCAACCTGGATGGAACCCAGCGTCCGTCCTGTGACCCTGAAACCGGCGAGTGCATGTGTCGGGCTGGAGTTACCGGTATTTTCTGTGACGAGTGTGCTCCTGGATACGATCCAGAGTTCCCGGCCTGCAGAGAGTGTCACCCCTGCAACGCCATGTGGGCCCAAGACGTGACGGACGTTCAGCGAGCCTCCCAGGTACTGAAGAAGCTGATCCCCAACATCCACAACGTTACCCGGCCTGCAGACAATCGGCTCCTGCAACGAGTTCTGGACCTGCAGTCCAAGCTGGACAGCCTGAGGAACCTGACGGCGTTGTCCCCGCTggtcctggaggaggtggaggagctgtaCGAGGCGCTCAG AGACAGTAACGACACCAGCCACCCAAACCTAACCCTGCCTGACCCAACTCCCCTGAACCACGAAATCCAGAAACTTCGTCAGGAGTCTGAGGAACTGCTGAACAAGATTAAACACCGAGGCAATCACTCCGACGTGGGCGATGTGGACG CTTCAGAGCTTCTGGATGAGATCAGCAAGCTGAATAACGCCTCCATGTTGGATGAAGAGAGGGTGAGGAACACCAACCAAACTCTGGAAGACTCCATGAACACCAGAAAGGAGGCTGAGCTGAACCTGAGCATGTGCTGCAGCAAAGGAGacctggagaaggagctggagaagaaggtCAAAGGGCTGAGCGTGGTGGACCTCAACAGACAG ATTTGTGGAGGTTCAGGTCTGAATTGTTCCGAATGTGGCGGCGCCCTGTGTtttctgagtcagggtcagcGGAAATGTGGGGGTCCAAACTGTGATGGAATCCTCCCGTTGAGTCAGAATGTTTCCGATACAGCTCAGAGAGCGAAGGAGGACCTCCAGACGCTTCCATCCAGGCTGGAGGAGTCAAAGAACAAG CTCAATAGAGCTAAACAGGCAGCTCAGGACACCAAACAACAGGCGGAACACATGCAGGACCGGCTGAACGTCACCATGGACACCTTTGAGATAGAAAAgaataaaaccaaggagctgaTCCAGCGAGCCAAAGACTTCCTGATGG ATGAGATGGTTCATCCCGATGACATTGAGAAAGTGGCCAGAGCCGTCCTGAGAATCCGGTTGCCACGATCACCCGATCAGATTCGGTCAATGATTGACGAAATCAATAATCTGCTGTCCAACGTCAGCAGATTCCAGGATGACAtaaagaagctggaggagcacaCCAGCATcacccaggagctgctgaagaaagCAGAAGAAGTCAA AAACCGGGCAAAAGCTATCGACGTGACGGAGATCAGCAGAGATATTTATCAAGCCGAACGAGCTCAGGATAAAGCGAACGATGACCTGGAAGCAGCGAGCCAGAACACAGATATGACCCGAAACCAAGTCGCCGAT ACTATTAACACGCTGCACAACACGGAGGCCAAACTGATGAGTCGGCGACCTGAAGATCTGcatcaaaggatcaaagacTTACAAAGAAAAACTGAAGGGAACCGAAACGTGGCGGCAGACGCCAGAGACGCTGCCGACTCTGCGTTAGAAGAGGCCACTGACGTGGAGGAC GAGATGAAGAATCTGACCAAGATGTTTGAGGAGTTACAGCAGAAAAATGCCAGTCAGACCGTTCAGGGTGAAGCAGGAGAGCGTCTGAAGAAGATTGTGGAcgaggtggagaagatgaagagagggatggaggacaAGCTGAGGCAGATACaag agctggaggacaagATCCGCGGCCTCAtcaggagcagggaggagaaagCAGCCGACGTGGCCGAGCTGGTGGAGGTTGTGGAGGCTCTTCGGAGGAACATCACCAAACGTGCTGAAGAGTATCTGGGCTGCACGTCCTGA
- the lamb1a gene encoding laminin subunit beta-1a, with amino-acid sequence MSGAQRRFLDLLVLFPLSVCSMLQLQLTVLLALQALTCAQEFGAQSQVGLPELNDLCTEGSCYPATGDLLIGRAHQLSSSSTCGLNRPEPFCIVSHLQEEKKCFVCDSMEPYEEHTEQVGNHRIENVITTFANRLKTWWQSENGMENVTVQLNLEAEFHFTHLIMTFKTFRPAAMVIERSSDFGKTWQTYRYFAYDCETSFPHVTQGPMKKVDDVICDSHYSDIEPSTEGEVIFRVLDPAFHIDDPYSPRIQNMLKITNLRVKFTKLHTLGDNLLDPRIEIKEKYYYSIYDMVVRGNCFCYGHASECAPIEGAGQAREGMVHGHCMCNHNTKGLNCELCEDFYHDLPWRPAEGRNTNACKKCNCNQHSDRCHFDMAAFVASANVSGGVCDNCLHNTAGSNCEQCQPFYYQHPERDIRDPNICEACDCDPVGSLYGGICDRMTDVWAGLIAGQCRCKGNVEGERCDRCRDAHYGLSDDPEGCKACTCSPLGTLPGGNPCDKETGSCFCKRLVTGRNCDQCVDEHWGLSNDLNGCRPCDCDLGGAINNQCDQVSGQCVCRDHMFGRRCDQVESGFYFIGLDHYTYEAEDAKFGPGVTVVPRPHPHDRAPTWTGVGLVNVPEGAFLEFSVDNIPFSMEYDILIRYEPQLPDQWEEVLMTLMRPGPIRADSRCINTVPDDDNQMISLHPGSRYVVLPRPVCFESGLNYTVRLSLPLYSALSDVQSPYTLIDSIVLMPHCKNLEIFSRSEGGDGNSAWETFQRYRCLENSQSVVKAPVADVCRNYIFSISAMLHQGAKECQCDPQGSLSTVCEPSGGQCQCRPNVVGRNCDSCAPSTFQFGPNGCRACECDPQGSRDSFCDPLTGQCACVSGASGRRCERCLPGHWGFPACRRCFCNGHTDECEAATGRCLHCRDHSTGHTCDRCLEGYYGDPVLGSGDYCRPCMCPDGPGSTRQFAGSCYRGDHSQHATCVCNTGYKGARCDECSPGYYGNPGVAGGQCQPCQCNNNIDMLDPDSCDSRTGECLLCQHHSEGPACQSCRLGYYGNAALQDCRKCVCNHLGSEPSTCPSPDDCQCERSSGQCHCLPNVTGQHCSQCTANTWNMASGGGCEPCSCHPDHSYGPSCNEISGQCSCRPGFGGRTCSECRELFWGSPEVECHACDCDPQGTAEPQCNKGNGQCVCVEGVSGPRCDVCARGYSGTFPDCRRCHQCFAEWDNIIGQLTNQTHRLVNKVNSLKVSGVSGPYKKTIESMEKSVADIRGILDQNPASQPLTEIQELLQQATDLMGALSQMLNQTEQTVLQVEELDSTARTKLDSVISDTRKLEGTVQELLDQVEFMKNSDIRGAADSITKYFLQSQAADARANASTVDPGSPVETSSDLRQLTEDRMNQTGEEFLRKHGEHAQRLDDLAGELQTLDLSEISHKVCGSPSSGQDSCSSSPCGGLGCVDSEGRPKCGGEGCDGVVTKSSSSLRKAQDAEQEILNAMDEVEKLSKMVSEAKVKADEARQSAQDVLMKTNRTKQRVDQSNEELRTLIRQIRDFLTQDAADLESVELVANEVLAMQMPTTPAQLQNLTNEIRQKVGELGGVEAILQQSADDIQRAETLLDHARRASEEAASVKDSAEKVKEALQEARKAQTAASSAIQQASADIQSTNNLLSSVESETADAELQLNNATQRLQQLEQDVMQLKDKAQNVSQSTEQTGRDAASIRKVAEEVKKELDAEIRDKYATVEQLIGTKAVGVAEAKQRAQVLQQEAKDLLLKASEKLQRLKDLEKSYEDNQRTLEMKAEQLVELEAAVRGLLTEISQKVTVYSTCVF; translated from the exons ATGTCTGGAGCTCAGAGGAGGTTTTTGGATCTTCTGGTGCTGTTTCCTCTTTCAGTCTGCAGCATgttgcagctccagctgactgTGCTGCTCG CTCTACAGGCGCTCACCTGTGCCCAGGAGTTCGGGGCGCAGAGTCAGGTCGGTCTGCCGGAGCTCAACGATTTGTGCACGGAGGGTAGCTGTTACCCGGCAACAGGAGACCTTCTGATTGGCCGAGCGCACCAACTCTCATCGAGCTCCACCTGTGGACTGAACCGACCCGAACCGTTCTGCATCGTCAGCCATCTGCAG gaggagaaaaagtgCTTTGTGTGCGATTCCATGGAGCCCTACGAGGAACACACGGAGCAGGTGGGCAACCATCGCATCGAGAACGTCATCACCACCTTCGCCAACAGGCTGAAGACCTGGTGGCAGTCGGAGAACG GCATGGAGAACGTTACCGTCCAGCTGAACCTGGAGGCCGAGTTTCACTTTACGCATCTGATCATGACCTTCAAG ACATTTCGACCCGCTGCCATGGTGATCGAGCGCTCATCTGATTTCGGGAAAACGTGGCAGACCTACCGCTACTTTGCCTACGACTGTGAGACGTCCTTCCCGCATGTTACTCAGGGTCCGATGAAGAAGGTCGACGACGTCATCTGCGACTCCCACTACTCGGACATCGAGCCGTCCACCGAAGGAGAG GTGATCTTCAGAGTTCTGGACCCAGCCTTCCACATCGATGACCCCTACAGCCCCAGGATTCAGA ACATGTTGAAGATCACCAACCTGCGGGTCAAGTTCACCAAGCTGCACACGCTGGGAGACAACCTCCTGGACCCTCGCATAGAGATTAAGGAGAAATATTATTACTCCATCTACGACATGGTGGTCCGGGGCAACTGCTTCTGCTACGGACACGCCTCCGAGTGTGCCCCCATCGAGGGAGCGGGGCAGGCCAGGGAGGGCATG GTCCATGGTCACTGCATGTGTAACCACAACACTAAAGGTCTGAACTGTGAGCTGTGCGAGGACTTCTACCACGATCTTCCCTGGAGACCAGCTGAGGGACGCAACACCAACGCCTGCAAGA agtGTAACTGCAACCAGCACTCGGACCGGTGCCACTTCGATATGGCTGCGTTTGTGGCCTCGGCAAACGTGAGCGGAGGGGTTTGTGACAACTGTCTTCATAACACGGCCGGGAGCAACTGTGAACAGTGCCAACCATTTTACTACCAACATCCAGAGAGGGACATCAGAGACCCCAACATCTGCGAGG CCTGTGACTGTGACCCAGTGGGCTCTCTGTACGGGGGCATCTGTGACAGAATGACCGACGTGTGGGCCGGTCTCATTGCTGGTCAGTGCCGCTGCAAAGGGAACGTGGAGGGAGAGCGCTGTGACCGCTGCAGAGACGCTCATTACGGGCTCAGTGATGATCCAGAAGGCTGCAAAG CGTGTACCTGCAGCCCTCTGGGGACACTTCCTGGAGGAAATCCCTGCGACaaggagacaggaagctgcttctgTAAACGTTTGGTGACTGGACGAAACTGTGACCAGTGTGTG GATGAGCACTGGGGTCTGAGTAACGACCTGAATGGCTGCCGACCATGTGACTGCGATCTGGGAGGCGCCATCAACAACCA GTGTGATCAGGTGAGCGGTCAGTGCGTCTGCAGAGATCACATGTTCGGTCGGCGCTGCGATCAGGTGGAGTCTGGATTTTACTTCATCGGTCTGGATCACTACACCTACGAGGCCGAGGATGCCAAGTTTGGACCT GGAGTGACTGTCGTCCCAAGGCCCCACCCACACGACCGCGCTCCCACCTGGACAGGTGTCGGTCTGGTCAATGTCCCAGAGGGCGCCTTCCTGGAGTTCTCTGTGGACAACATTCCCTTTTCCATGGAGTACGACATCCTGATCCGCTACGAACCCCAG CTTCCCGACCAGTGGGAGGAGGTTCTGATGACGCTGATGAGACCTGGACCGATCAGAGCAGACAGCCGCTGCATAAACACGGTGCCCGATGACGACAACCAGATGATCTCGCTTCACCCCGGCTCCAG GTACGTGGTTCTTCCCAGACCCGTTTGCTTTGAGTCTGGTCTGAACTACACCGTCCGCCTCAGCCTGCCGCTGTACTCCGCCCTCAGCGACGTCCAGTCCCCGTACACACTCATCGACTCG ATTGTGCTGATGCCTCACTGCAAGAATCTGGAGATTTTCAGCCGCTCCGAGGGAGGAGACGGGAACAGCGCCTGGGAAACCTTCCAGCGCTATCGCTGCCTGGAGAACAGTCAGAGCGTCGTCAAGGCGCCGGTGGCAGACGTCTGCAGGAACTACATCTTCAGCATCTCCGCCATGTTGCATCAGGGGGCCAAAG aatgccAGTGTGACCCGCAGGGCTCTCTGAGCACCGTGTGTGAGCCCAGTGGGGGGCAGTGCCAGTGTCGTCCCAACGTGGTGGGAAGGAACTGCGACAGTTGTGCTCCGTCCACGTTCCAGTTCGGACCCAAcggctgcagag CATGTGAGTGCGACCCTCAGGGCTCGCGGGATTCGTTCTGCGACCCGCTGACGGGTCAGTGCGCCTGTGTGTCCGGGGCGTCCGGGCGGCGGTGCGAGCGCTGCCTGCCGGGCCACTGGGGCTTCCCCGCCTGCCGGCGCTGCTTCTGCAACGGCCACACGGACGAGTGTGAGGCCGCCACCGGCCGCTGCCTCCACTGCAGGGACCACAGCACTGGACACACCTGCGACAG GTGCCTGGAGGGTTACTATGGCGACCCAGTCCTAGGGTCAGGTGACTACTGCCGCCCCTGCATGTGCCCCGATGGCCCCGGGAGCACGCGGCAGTTTGCCGGAAGTTGTTACCGCGGCGATCATTCTCAGCATGCTACCTGCGTCTGCAACACAGGATATAAAG GTGCTCGCTGTGACGAGTGCTCACCTGGTTACTATGGAAACCCTGGAGTGGCAGGTGGGCAGTGTCAGCCCTGTCAGTGCAACAACAACATCGACATGTTGGACCCAGACTCATGTGACTCCCGGACCGGCGAGTGTTTGCTCTGCCAGCACCACAGCGAAGGCCCGGCCTGCCAGAGCTGCAGGCTGGGTTACTATGGCAACGCCGCCCTGCAGGACTGTAGAA AGTGTGTTTGCAACCACCTGGGCAGCGAGCCTTCCACCTGTCCGTCACCCGACGACTGTCAGTGTGAGCGCAGCAGCGGTCAGTGCCACTGCCTGCCCAATGTGACCGGTCAGCACTGCAGCCAGTGCACAGCCAACACCTGGAACATGGCGAGCGGGGGCGGCTGCGAGCCGTGCAGCTGCCACCCCGATCATTCGTATGGGCCGTCCTGCAACGAG atCAGCGGTCAGTGTTCTTGTCGACCCGGCTTTGGGGGCAGGACGTGCAGCGAGTGTAGAGAATTGTTCTGGGGGAGCCCTGAGGTTGAGTGTCACG CGTGTGACTGCGACCCCCAGGGGACCGCCGAGCCCCAATGCAACAAAGGCAACGGTCAGTGCGTCTGTGTGGAAGGTGTTTCCGGGCCACGCTGTGACGTCTGTGCTCGTGGATACTCTGGAACCTTCCCCGACTGCCGCCGCTGCCACCAGTGCTTCGCCGAGTGGGACAACATCATTGGTCAGCTGACAAACCAGACGCACCGCCTCGTCAACAAGGTCAACTCCCTGAAGGTCAGCGGGGTCAGTGGACCGTACAAGAAGACCATTGAGAGCATGGAGAAGAGCGTTGCTGACATCAGGGGCATTCTGGACCAGAACCCTGCCTCACAACCCCTGACAGagatccaggagctgctgcaacaGGCCAC TGACCTGATGGGAGCCCTGAGCCAGATGTTGAACCAGACCGAACAGACCGTGCTTCAGGTGGAGGAACTGGACTCAACAGCACGAACTAAACTGGACTCTGTCATTTCGGACACTCGGAAGCTGGAAGGGAccgtccaggagctgctggatcaGGTGGAGTTCATGAAGAACTCTGACATCAGAG ggGCGGCGGACAGCATCACAAAGTACTTCCTGCAGTCCCAGGCCGCTGACGCTCGTGCCAACGCCTCCACTGTCGACCCCGGCAGCCCCGTAGAAACCTCCAGCGACCTTCGGCAACTCACAGAGGACAGAATGAACCAGACTGGAGAGGAATTCCTGAGGAAGCACGGCGAGCACGCTCAGAGGCTGGACGACCTGGCCGGAGAGCTGCAGACGCTGGACCTGTCAGAGATCAGTCACAAG GTCTGTGGCAGTCCATCCTCGGGTCAGGACTCTTGCTCGTCCTCTCCCTGTGGAGGTCTGGGCTGCGTGGACTCTGAAGGTCGGCCCAAGTGTGGAGGTGAAGGATGCGATGGTGTGGTGACaaaatccagcagcagcttgagGAAGGCTCAGGACGCGGAACAGGAGATACTCAATGCTATGGATGAAGTGGAGAAACTCTCCAAGATG GTGTCAGAGGCCAAAGTGAAAGCAGATGAGGCAAGGCAGAGTGCTCAGGACGTCCTGATGAAGACCAACAGAACCAAACAGAGAGTCGATCAAAGCAACGAGGAGCTGAGAACACTCATCAGGCAGATCAGAGACTTCCTCACAC AGGACGCAGCGGACCTGGAGAGTGTCGAGTTGGTGGCTAACGAGGTTCTGGCCATGCAGATGCCGACAACTCCTGCTCAGCTGCAGAATCTGACCAATGAGATCCGCCAGAAGGTGGGAGAACTGGGAGGAGTGGAGGCCATTTTACAGCAGAGCGCCGATGACATCCAGAGGGCAGAGACCCTGCTGGACCATGCACGACGAGCCAG TGAGGAGGCAGCAAGTGTGAAAGACTCAGCGGAGAAAGTGAAGGAGGCGCTCCAGGAAGCTCGAAAGGCTCAGACGGCGGCCAGCAGCGCCATCCAGCAGGCTTCTGCGGACATCCAGAGCACCAACAACCTGCTGTCCTCC GTGGAGTCGGAGACGGCAGAcgcggagctgcagctgaacaaCGCGacgcagcggctgcagcagctggagcaggacgTGATGCAGCTGAAGGACAAAGCTCAGAACGTCTCGCAGAGCACCGAGCAGACCGGCCGGGACGCCGCCAGCATCAGAAAGGTCGCCGAGGAGGTCAAGAAG GAGCTGGACGCTGAAATAAGGGATAAATACGCCACCGTGGAGCAGCTGATTGGTACCAAGGCGGTGGGCGTGGCCGAGGCCAAGCAACGGGCACAGGTGCTGCAACAGGAAGCTAAAGACCTGCTGCTGAAGGCCAGCGAGAAACTTCAGCGGCTAAAAG atttagaaaagTCTTACGAAGACAATCAGAGGACCCTGGAGATGAAGgcggagcagctggtggagctggaggctgcagTGAGAGGGCTGCTGACAGAGATCAGCCAGAAAGTCACCGTCTACAGCACCTGTGTGTTCTAG